A portion of the Pseudomonas sp. GR 6-02 genome contains these proteins:
- the lipA gene encoding lipoyl synthase has translation MTTDAVQTMIPTLDVTERPAPRAKVEAGVKLRGAEKVARIPVKIIPTTELPKKPDWIRVRIPVSPEVDRIKALLRKHKLHSVCEEASCPNLGECFSGGTATFMIMGDICTRRCPFCDVGHGRPKPLDVNEPESLAIAIADLKLKYVVITSVDRDDLRDGGAQHFADCIREIRKLSPNVQLETLVPDYRGRMDVALEITAAEPPDVFNHNLETVPRLYKAARPGSDYQWSLTLLQRFKQMMPHIPTKSGLMLGLGETDEEVIEVMKRMREHDIDMLTLGQYLQPSRSHLPVQRFVHPDTFAWFAEEGYKMGFKNVASGPLVRSSYHADEQAKLVKAELMSS, from the coding sequence ATGACTACTGATGCAGTGCAAACCATGATCCCGACGCTCGATGTCACCGAGCGTCCGGCCCCGCGTGCCAAGGTTGAAGCCGGCGTCAAGCTGCGCGGCGCCGAGAAGGTTGCACGCATCCCGGTGAAGATCATCCCGACCACCGAACTGCCGAAGAAACCAGACTGGATTCGCGTGCGCATCCCGGTTTCCCCGGAAGTCGACCGCATCAAGGCCTTGCTGCGCAAACACAAGCTGCACAGCGTTTGCGAAGAAGCATCCTGCCCGAACCTGGGCGAGTGCTTCTCCGGCGGCACCGCGACCTTCATGATCATGGGCGATATCTGCACCCGTCGTTGCCCGTTCTGCGACGTTGGCCATGGTCGTCCGAAGCCACTGGACGTGAACGAGCCGGAAAGCCTGGCCATTGCCATCGCCGACCTGAAACTGAAATACGTGGTCATCACCTCGGTAGACCGTGACGACCTGCGTGACGGTGGTGCCCAGCACTTTGCCGACTGCATCCGCGAAATCCGCAAACTGTCGCCGAACGTACAGCTCGAAACCCTGGTCCCGGACTACCGTGGCCGCATGGACGTCGCACTGGAAATCACCGCCGCCGAGCCGCCAGATGTGTTCAACCACAACCTGGAAACCGTGCCGCGCCTGTACAAGGCTGCGCGTCCGGGGTCGGATTACCAGTGGTCGCTGACCCTGCTGCAACGCTTCAAGCAGATGATGCCGCACATTCCGACCAAGTCCGGCCTGATGCTGGGTCTGGGCGAAACCGACGAAGAAGTCATCGAAGTCATGAAACGCATGCGCGAACACGACATCGACATGCTGACCCTGGGCCAGTACCTGCAACCGTCCCGCAGCCACTTGCCGGTCCAGCGCTTCGTGCACCCGGACACCTTCGCCTGGTTTGCCGAGGAAGGTTACAAGATGGGCTTCAAGAACGTCGCTTCCGGCCCGCTGGTACGCTCCTCGTACCACGCCGACGAGCAGGCGAAGCTGGTCAAGGCCGAATTGATGTCGTCCTGA
- the lipB gene encoding lipoyl(octanoyl) transferase LipB translates to MPGTLGFRELGQMAYEPVWHAMQRFTNERGSDAADEIWLVEHPPVFTQGQAGKAEHLLLPGDIPVVQVDRGGQVTYHGPGQLVAYLLLDVRKLGFGVRDLVSRMEQCLIELLASYGVTASAKPDAPGVYVDGAKIASLGLRIRHGCSFHGLALNVDMNLEPFRRINPCGYAGLAMTQLRDHAGPIEFAEVSARLRAQLVKHLDYAEQTTLTGGID, encoded by the coding sequence ATGCCTGGCACGCTGGGCTTTCGCGAACTTGGCCAGATGGCTTACGAGCCGGTCTGGCATGCCATGCAACGCTTCACCAACGAACGCGGCAGCGATGCCGCCGACGAGATCTGGCTGGTCGAGCACCCTCCGGTGTTCACCCAGGGCCAGGCCGGCAAGGCTGAACACCTGTTGCTGCCAGGCGATATTCCGGTGGTGCAGGTCGACCGCGGTGGGCAGGTGACCTACCACGGTCCGGGCCAGTTGGTGGCCTACCTGTTGTTGGATGTGCGCAAGCTGGGGTTCGGCGTGCGTGACCTGGTCAGCCGCATGGAGCAGTGCCTGATCGAGTTGCTGGCCAGTTACGGCGTGACCGCATCCGCCAAGCCGGATGCACCGGGTGTCTATGTCGATGGCGCGAAAATCGCGTCCTTGGGTCTGCGGATCCGCCACGGTTGTTCCTTTCATGGCCTGGCCCTGAACGTGGATATGAACCTGGAACCGTTTCGACGGATTAATCCCTGCGGCTATGCCGGGCTGGCGATGACCCAGCTGCGCGATCACGCAGGACCGATTGAATTTGCCGAGGTAAGTGCCCGGCTGCGCGCGCAGCTCGTCAAACACCTCGACTATGCTGAGCAGACGACCCTAACGGGCGGAATCGATTGA
- a CDS encoding DUF493 domain-containing protein has product MTDTEVKAPKIEFPNVDYPVKVISDTGVGNKDKIIEIVKKHATINHDRVDERQSTNGKYTTIQLHIVATDQDQLYNINSELRATGFVHMVL; this is encoded by the coding sequence ATGACCGATACCGAAGTAAAGGCGCCTAAGATCGAATTCCCCAACGTTGATTACCCGGTTAAGGTGATCAGCGATACGGGTGTGGGCAACAAAGACAAGATCATCGAGATCGTCAAGAAACACGCGACGATCAACCATGACCGCGTTGATGAGCGCCAAAGCACCAACGGCAAGTACACCACGATTCAGTTGCACATCGTCGCCACCGACCAGGACCAGCTGTACAACATCAACAGCGAACTGCGGGCTACCGGCTTCGTGCACATGGTGCTGTGA
- a CDS encoding D-alanyl-D-alanine carboxypeptidase family protein: MNITTFAKRLCLLVPLLLSPAAFAVEMMPSPPQLAAKAYVLMDASSGNVLVENNGDQRLPPASLTKLMTAYIATLEIRRGQIGENDPVTVSENAWRTGGSRMFIKVGSQVTVSDLLHGIIIQSGNDASVALSEHIAGSEDAFADLMNKTVADLGMTNTHFMNPTGLPNPEHYSSAHDMAVLARAIIHEDPAHYAIYSQKEFFWNGIKQPNRNLLLWRDKTVDGLKTGHTDEAGYCMVSSAVRDGMRLIAVVFGTNSEVARAAETQKLLTYGFRFFETQTFYQKGAELAQAPVWKGTTNQVKAGLAEDLTMTLPKGQLKKLAASMTMNPQLVAPIAKGDVIGKVEVKLDDKVVHSADLIALDAVDEGGIFRRMWDSIRLFFYGLFN; this comes from the coding sequence ATGAACATCACCACCTTTGCCAAACGCCTGTGCCTGCTAGTCCCGCTGCTTCTCTCACCCGCGGCTTTCGCGGTCGAGATGATGCCGTCGCCACCGCAATTGGCCGCCAAAGCCTACGTACTCATGGACGCCAGCAGCGGCAACGTGCTGGTAGAGAACAACGGTGACCAGCGTCTGCCGCCGGCCAGCCTGACCAAGCTGATGACCGCGTACATCGCGACCCTGGAAATCCGTCGTGGCCAGATCGGCGAAAACGATCCGGTGACCGTCAGCGAGAACGCCTGGCGTACCGGTGGTTCGCGGATGTTCATCAAGGTCGGCTCGCAAGTTACCGTCAGCGACCTGCTGCACGGCATCATCATTCAATCGGGCAACGACGCCAGTGTTGCGCTCTCCGAGCACATCGCCGGCAGCGAAGACGCATTCGCCGACCTGATGAACAAAACCGTTGCTGATCTGGGCATGACCAACACCCACTTCATGAACCCGACCGGTCTGCCGAACCCGGAGCACTACTCGTCGGCTCACGACATGGCCGTGCTGGCTCGCGCGATCATCCACGAAGACCCGGCTCACTACGCGATCTACTCGCAGAAAGAGTTCTTCTGGAACGGTATCAAGCAGCCTAACCGCAACCTGCTGCTGTGGCGCGACAAGACTGTCGACGGTCTGAAAACCGGTCACACTGACGAAGCCGGCTACTGCATGGTGTCTTCGGCCGTACGTGACGGCATGCGCCTGATCGCCGTGGTGTTCGGCACCAACAGCGAAGTGGCTCGTGCTGCCGAAACCCAGAAGCTGCTGACTTACGGTTTCCGCTTCTTCGAAACCCAGACCTTCTATCAGAAAGGCGCCGAGCTGGCTCAGGCACCTGTCTGGAAAGGCACCACCAATCAAGTCAAGGCCGGCCTGGCTGAAGACCTGACCATGACCTTGCCAAAAGGCCAGCTGAAGAAGCTTGCTGCCAGCATGACCATGAACCCGCAACTGGTTGCACCCATCGCCAAGGGCGACGTGATCGGTAAAGTCGAAGTGAAACTGGACGACAAAGTGGTGCACAGCGCCGACCTGATCGCTCTGGACGCAGTCGACGAGGGTGGTATCTTCCGCCGCATGTGGGATAGCATCCGTCTATTCTTCTACGGCTTGTTCAACTGA
- a CDS encoding septal ring lytic transglycosylase RlpA family protein produces MRALPMNKPLKLMAFAALAVLVASCSTSRSPTQKSSTAVRSAPGLDINRAHKDGAPWWDVDVSRIPDATPTLHSGPYKANPYTVLGKTYFPLQESKTYVASGTASWYGTKFHGQNTANGEVYDLYGMSAAHKTLPLPSYVRVTNLDNNKTVILRVNDRGPFYSDRIIDLSYAAAKKLGYAEIGTARVKVEGIDPQEWWAQRGRPAPLMLNEPQVAQNAAPTMTASTGTVEQWTPPPQQHAAAVVPVQIDAKKNASVPASGQYLQVGAFANPDAAELLRSKLSGMVSAPVFISSIVRNQQTLHRVRMGPIGSAGEIQQVQNSVRLANLGSPSLVSAE; encoded by the coding sequence ATGCGGGCATTGCCTATGAATAAACCCCTGAAGCTCATGGCATTCGCCGCGTTGGCGGTGCTGGTCGCCAGTTGTTCGACCAGCCGCTCACCGACTCAGAAGTCTTCCACCGCCGTTCGTTCGGCCCCCGGCCTGGACATCAACCGGGCGCACAAGGATGGCGCACCCTGGTGGGACGTCGACGTATCGCGCATCCCGGATGCCACGCCGACCCTGCACAGCGGTCCTTATAAAGCCAACCCGTACACCGTGCTGGGCAAGACCTACTTCCCGCTGCAGGAATCCAAGACCTACGTCGCGTCGGGCACGGCGTCCTGGTATGGCACCAAGTTCCACGGCCAGAACACCGCCAACGGCGAGGTGTATGACCTGTATGGCATGAGCGCCGCCCACAAGACCTTGCCACTGCCAAGTTACGTTCGGGTGACCAACCTGGACAACAACAAGACGGTGATTCTGCGGGTCAATGACCGTGGGCCGTTCTATTCAGACCGGATCATCGACTTGTCCTACGCGGCCGCCAAGAAGCTTGGCTACGCTGAAATCGGCACGGCGCGGGTCAAGGTCGAAGGCATCGACCCGCAGGAATGGTGGGCGCAGAGAGGTCGTCCGGCGCCGTTGATGCTCAACGAGCCGCAAGTGGCGCAAAATGCCGCGCCGACCATGACCGCTTCCACTGGCACCGTCGAGCAATGGACGCCACCGCCGCAGCAACACGCCGCAGCCGTTGTGCCCGTGCAGATCGATGCAAAAAAAAACGCTTCTGTACCAGCCTCTGGCCAGTATCTGCAGGTGGGCGCGTTCGCCAACCCGGACGCTGCAGAGCTCCTGAGATCGAAGCTCAGCGGGATGGTGAGCGCTCCGGTGTTCATCAGCTCGATCGTGCGTAACCAGCAGACACTGCATCGGGTGCGCATGGGGCCGATCGGCTCTGCGGGTGAAATCCAGCAGGTGCAGAACAGCGTGCGGCTGGCCAATCTCGGTTCACCGAGCCTGGTCAGCGCCGAGTAA
- the mltB gene encoding lytic murein transglycosylase B has translation MQVMRGWATRYAPWVGLVSILGSVQEALAGDYEGSPQVAEFVGDMTRDYGFAGEQLMGVFREAERKQSILDAISKPAERVKQWKEYRPMFITDARIARGVDFWRQHEAVLARAEQEYGVPAQVIVSIIGVETFFGRNTGNYRVIDALSTLGFDYPPRADFFRKELREFLLLAREEQVDPLTLKGSYAGAMGLPQFMPSSFRAYAVDFDGDGHINIWNNPDDAIGSVASYFKQHGWVAGEPVVSRADVRGDQVDEGLTDGIEPTKTVGELRALGWSSHDALRDDMPVTAFRLEGDNGPEYWMGLTNFYAITRYNRSVMYAMAVHQLSEQLVQARGVK, from the coding sequence ATGCAAGTAATGCGTGGCTGGGCGACTCGATACGCACCGTGGGTCGGCCTGGTGAGCATCCTTGGTTCCGTGCAGGAAGCATTGGCCGGCGATTACGAAGGCTCACCCCAGGTGGCCGAGTTCGTTGGTGACATGACCCGTGACTACGGCTTTGCCGGTGAACAGCTGATGGGCGTGTTCCGCGAAGCCGAGCGCAAACAGTCGATTCTGGACGCGATCTCCAAACCCGCCGAACGCGTCAAGCAGTGGAAAGAATATCGCCCGATGTTCATCACCGACGCGCGCATCGCCCGTGGCGTGGACTTCTGGCGTCAGCACGAGGCGGTGCTGGCTCGCGCCGAGCAGGAATACGGTGTGCCGGCGCAGGTGATCGTCTCGATCATCGGCGTCGAAACCTTTTTTGGTCGCAATACTGGCAATTATCGGGTGATCGACGCCTTGTCGACCCTGGGTTTCGACTATCCTCCCCGTGCTGATTTCTTTCGCAAGGAGTTGCGTGAATTCCTGCTGCTGGCCCGTGAAGAGCAGGTCGACCCGTTGACCCTCAAAGGCTCCTATGCCGGAGCCATGGGCTTGCCGCAATTCATGCCGAGCAGCTTTCGCGCCTATGCGGTGGATTTCGACGGTGACGGCCACATTAATATCTGGAACAACCCCGATGATGCCATCGGCAGCGTCGCCAGTTATTTCAAGCAACACGGCTGGGTCGCCGGCGAACCTGTGGTCAGCCGTGCCGATGTGCGCGGCGATCAGGTGGACGAGGGGCTGACCGACGGCATCGAACCGACGAAAACCGTCGGGGAGTTGCGGGCGCTGGGCTGGTCGAGTCATGATGCGCTGCGCGATGATATGCCGGTCACGGCTTTCCGCCTGGAAGGTGACAATGGCCCTGAATACTGGATGGGCCTGACGAATTTTTACGCGATCACGCGTTATAACCGCAGCGTGATGTACGCCATGGCCGTACATCAACTGTCTGAACAGCTGGTCCAAGCACGGGGCGTCAAGTAA
- the rodA gene encoding rod shape-determining protein RodA, with product MRRRATLLQRLHIDGPLLILLLTLAAGSLFVLYSASGKSWDLLAKQATSFGIGLISMIVIAQFEPRFMARWVPLGYVVGVILLVVVDVMGHNAMGATRWINIPGVIRFQPSEFMKILMPATIAWYLAKRSLPPQLKHVGISLVLIGVPFILIVRQPDLGTSLLILAGGAFVLFMGGLRWRWILSVIAAAVPVAVAMWFFIMHDYQKQRILTFLDPESDPLGTGWNIIQSKAAIGSGGVFGKGWLLGTQSHLDFLPESHTDFIIAVLGEEFGLVGICALLLIYLLLIGRGLVITAQAQTLFGKLLAGSLTMTFFVYVFVNIGMVSGLLPVVGVPLPFISYGGTSLVTLLSAFGVLMSIHTHRKWIAQV from the coding sequence ATGCGTCGCCGTGCGACGCTGTTGCAACGCCTGCACATCGACGGCCCGCTGCTGATCCTGCTGCTGACCCTCGCCGCCGGCAGCCTGTTCGTGCTGTATTCGGCCAGCGGCAAGAGCTGGGATCTGCTGGCCAAGCAAGCCACTTCCTTCGGCATCGGCCTGATATCGATGATCGTCATCGCCCAGTTCGAACCGCGCTTCATGGCCCGCTGGGTGCCGCTCGGCTATGTGGTCGGCGTGATCTTGCTGGTGGTGGTGGACGTCATGGGCCATAACGCCATGGGGGCCACCCGCTGGATCAATATCCCCGGGGTGATCCGCTTCCAGCCCTCGGAATTCATGAAGATCCTGATGCCGGCGACCATCGCCTGGTATTTGGCCAAGCGCTCCTTGCCACCCCAGCTCAAGCACGTGGGGATCAGTCTGGTGCTGATCGGTGTCCCGTTCATTCTGATCGTGCGTCAACCCGACCTCGGCACTTCGTTGCTGATCCTCGCCGGTGGCGCATTCGTGCTGTTCATGGGTGGCCTGCGCTGGCGCTGGATCCTCAGCGTGATCGCCGCCGCCGTGCCGGTGGCCGTGGCGATGTGGTTCTTCATCATGCACGACTATCAAAAGCAGCGAATCCTGACCTTCCTCGACCCCGAGAGCGATCCGCTGGGCACGGGCTGGAACATCATTCAGTCGAAAGCGGCCATCGGTTCCGGTGGCGTGTTTGGCAAGGGCTGGTTACTCGGTACCCAGTCGCACCTGGACTTCCTGCCAGAAAGCCACACCGACTTCATTATTGCGGTCCTGGGCGAAGAGTTCGGCCTGGTCGGTATCTGCGCGCTGTTGCTGATTTACCTGCTGTTGATCGGTCGCGGGCTGGTGATTACCGCCCAGGCCCAGACATTGTTTGGCAAATTGCTCGCGGGCAGCCTGACCATGACGTTTTTTGTTTATGTTTTCGTCAACATCGGTATGGTCAGTGGCCTGTTGCCGGTGGTGGGGGTGCCGTTGCCGTTCATTAGCTACGGAGGAACTTCGCTGGTGACGCTACTGTCAGCGTTTGGGGTTTTGATGTCGATCCATACCCATCGCAAGTGGATCGCGCAGGTTTGA
- the mrdA gene encoding penicillin-binding protein 2: MSQPIRIKDHEKDARLVRSRVVFGAIAVVTLIGVLIARLYFLQVIQYEYHSTLSENNRVHVQPIPPTRGLIYDRNGVVVADNRPSFSLSMTRERSGDWQQVLDVIVEVLELTPEDRVIFEKRMRQGRRPFEPVPILFELTEEQIARIAVNQFRLPGVEVVAQLVRHYPQGAHFAHSVGYMGRINEKELKSLDPVSYSGTHQIGKTGIERFYEPELHGQVGYEEVETNARGRVLRVLKRTEPISGKDIVLSLDIKLQEAAEAALGGRRGAVVALDPKTGEVLAMVSQPSFDPNLFVTGISFKAYSELRDSIDRPLFNRVLRGLYPPGSTIKPAVAIAGLDAGVVTASTRVFDPGYYMLPNYDHKYRNWNRTGDGFVDLDTAIMRSNDTYFYDLAHKLGIDRLSSYLSKFGIGQKVSLDMFEESPGLMPTREWKRVTRRQAWFPGETLILGIGQGYMQSTPLQLAQATALVANKGVWNRPHLAKTIEGEKPKDEHPMPDIILRDPSDWTKVNHGMQQVMHGARGTARKASIGAQYRIAGKSGTAQVVAIKQGEKYDRSKVQERHRDHALFVGFAPADNPQIVVSVMVENGESGSGVAAPVVRQVMDAWLLDQDGRLKAEYASPISAEATAREE; this comes from the coding sequence ATGTCCCAGCCGATCCGCATCAAGGACCACGAAAAAGACGCCCGTCTGGTGCGTAGTCGCGTCGTGTTCGGGGCTATTGCGGTGGTGACGCTGATCGGCGTGCTGATCGCGCGGCTGTATTTCCTTCAGGTGATCCAGTACGAGTACCACTCGACCCTGTCGGAAAACAACCGCGTCCATGTGCAGCCGATTCCGCCGACTCGCGGGCTGATCTACGACCGCAATGGCGTGGTGGTGGCCGACAACCGGCCCAGCTTCAGCCTGAGCATGACCCGCGAACGCTCCGGCGACTGGCAGCAAGTGCTCGACGTGATCGTCGAAGTGCTGGAGCTGACGCCCGAGGACCGGGTGATCTTCGAGAAGCGTATGCGTCAGGGGCGTCGGCCGTTCGAGCCGGTGCCGATCCTGTTCGAGTTGACCGAAGAGCAGATCGCCCGCATCGCGGTGAACCAGTTCCGTCTACCCGGTGTGGAAGTGGTCGCGCAGCTGGTTCGTCACTATCCGCAGGGCGCGCACTTTGCGCACTCGGTGGGATATATGGGGCGGATCAACGAGAAAGAGCTCAAGTCTCTGGACCCGGTGAGTTACAGCGGCACCCATCAAATTGGCAAAACCGGCATCGAGCGCTTCTACGAGCCCGAATTGCACGGTCAGGTCGGTTACGAAGAAGTCGAGACCAACGCCCGTGGCCGCGTGCTGCGGGTACTCAAACGTACCGAACCGATTTCCGGCAAGGACATCGTTCTGAGCCTGGACATCAAATTGCAGGAAGCTGCCGAAGCCGCGCTTGGCGGTCGCCGTGGTGCGGTGGTAGCGCTGGACCCGAAAACCGGTGAGGTGCTGGCGATGGTCAGCCAGCCGAGTTTCGATCCGAACCTGTTCGTCACCGGCATCAGTTTCAAGGCCTACTCCGAGCTGCGTGACTCCATCGACCGGCCACTGTTCAACCGCGTGCTGCGCGGTCTATACCCGCCCGGTTCGACCATCAAGCCAGCGGTGGCGATTGCCGGCCTGGATGCGGGCGTGGTCACGGCGTCGACCCGGGTGTTCGACCCGGGTTACTACATGCTGCCCAACTACGATCACAAGTACCGCAACTGGAACCGTACCGGTGACGGCTTCGTCGATCTCGACACGGCGATCATGCGTTCCAACGACACTTACTTCTATGACCTGGCGCACAAGCTGGGGATTGATCGGTTGTCGTCCTACCTGAGCAAATTCGGCATTGGCCAGAAGGTCTCCCTGGATATGTTCGAAGAGTCGCCGGGGCTGATGCCGACACGGGAATGGAAGCGCGTGACCCGTCGTCAGGCCTGGTTCCCGGGCGAGACGCTGATTCTGGGGATCGGTCAGGGCTACATGCAGTCCACTCCGTTGCAACTGGCGCAGGCCACGGCACTGGTGGCCAACAAGGGTGTCTGGAATCGTCCGCACCTGGCCAAGACCATCGAGGGCGAGAAGCCGAAGGATGAACATCCGATGCCGGACATTATCCTGCGCGACCCGTCGGACTGGACCAAGGTCAATCACGGCATGCAGCAGGTAATGCACGGTGCCCGGGGTACGGCGCGCAAGGCATCGATCGGCGCGCAATACCGGATCGCCGGCAAAAGTGGTACGGCCCAGGTGGTTGCGATCAAGCAGGGCGAGAAGTACGACCGCTCCAAGGTGCAGGAGCGCCACCGCGACCACGCCTTGTTCGTCGGCTTCGCGCCGGCCGACAACCCGCAAATCGTGGTGTCGGTGATGGTCGAGAACGGCGAGTCCGGCTCCGGCGTCGCCGCGCCGGTGGTGCGTCAAGTGATGGACGCCTGGCTCCTCGACCAGGACGGACGACTGAAAGCCGAATACGCCAGCCCTATCAGTGCGGAGGCTACGGCCCGTGAAGAATAA
- the rlmH gene encoding 23S rRNA (pseudouridine(1915)-N(3))-methyltransferase RlmH, which translates to MRLRLIAVGSRMPKWVEEGWHEYAKRLPSELALELVEIPLNTRGKNADVARFIRQEGEAMLAKVGPNERVVTLEVHGKPWSTEQLAVELDRWRLDSRTVNFMVGGPEGLAPEVCARADQRWSLSPLTLPHPLVRILIGEQLYRAWTVLSGHPYHK; encoded by the coding sequence GTGCGACTGCGACTGATCGCCGTCGGTTCACGCATGCCCAAGTGGGTGGAAGAAGGCTGGCATGAATATGCCAAGCGTCTTCCTTCCGAGCTGGCGCTGGAACTGGTGGAAATTCCGCTCAACACCCGCGGCAAGAACGCCGACGTGGCACGCTTTATCCGTCAGGAAGGCGAAGCCATGCTGGCCAAGGTCGGGCCGAACGAGCGCGTTGTCACCCTCGAAGTCCACGGCAAGCCCTGGAGCACCGAGCAACTGGCGGTCGAACTCGATCGCTGGCGGCTGGACTCGCGCACGGTGAATTTCATGGTCGGCGGCCCCGAGGGGCTGGCGCCGGAAGTCTGTGCCCGGGCGGATCAACGCTGGTCGTTGTCGCCGTTGACGTTGCCGCACCCGTTGGTGCGGATTCTGATCGGTGAACAGCTGTATCGTGCCTGGACAGTGCTGTCCGGCCACCCTTACCACAAGTAG
- the rsfS gene encoding ribosome silencing factor yields MTDKDVNKVKRKGTFKSAPLPVEAPTGAPLAGEELVKVAVAALEDVKAQDIQVIDVREKQSITDYMIIATGTSNRQIGAMLDKVREAVKAQGVKPLGEEGKGDSDWVLLDMDDVIVHMMTASARQFYDLERLWAGAEQSRSASAAHHSPENTHEHFTKLNKDQQ; encoded by the coding sequence ATGACTGACAAAGACGTAAACAAAGTAAAGCGCAAGGGCACATTCAAGAGCGCACCGCTGCCAGTAGAAGCACCAACTGGCGCGCCACTGGCCGGCGAAGAGCTGGTCAAGGTTGCCGTAGCAGCCCTGGAAGACGTCAAGGCCCAGGACATCCAGGTGATCGACGTTCGTGAAAAGCAGAGCATCACTGACTACATGATCATCGCCACCGGTACGTCCAACCGCCAGATCGGCGCGATGCTGGACAAGGTCCGCGAAGCCGTCAAAGCCCAAGGCGTCAAGCCGCTGGGTGAAGAAGGCAAGGGCGACAGCGACTGGGTTCTGCTGGATATGGACGACGTCATCGTGCACATGATGACTGCCTCGGCGCGCCAGTTCTATGACCTGGAACGCCTGTGGGCCGGCGCCGAGCAAAGCCGTTCTGCCAGCGCTGCACACCACAGCCCTGAGAACACCCATGAGCATTTCACCAAGCTCAACAAAGACCAGCAATAA
- the nadD gene encoding nicotinate-nucleotide adenylyltransferase has product MGDLDPSAPVTASEPRPRRIGVLGGTFDPVHIGHLRGALEVAESLALDELRLTPSARPPHRDKPQVSAKDRLAMVKCAVAGVAPLVVDARELQRDKPSYTIDTLELMRAELAASDQVFLLLGWDAFCGLPTWHRWEELLQHCHILVLQRPDADSEPPDALRNLLAARSVSDPLALKGPSGQIAFVWQTPLAVSATQIRQLLASGKSVRFLVPDAVLAYIDAHGLYRASN; this is encoded by the coding sequence TTGGGCGACCTCGACCCGTCAGCCCCAGTGACCGCCAGCGAGCCTCGGCCTCGACGCATTGGCGTACTGGGCGGGACCTTCGACCCGGTGCACATCGGCCATTTGCGCGGTGCGCTGGAAGTCGCCGAATCGCTGGCCCTCGATGAGTTGCGTCTGACGCCCAGTGCCAGGCCGCCCCATCGGGACAAGCCGCAGGTATCGGCGAAGGACCGTCTGGCGATGGTCAAGTGCGCGGTGGCCGGTGTGGCACCGTTGGTGGTGGATGCCCGCGAATTGCAGCGGGACAAGCCGTCCTACACCATCGACACCCTGGAACTGATGCGCGCCGAACTTGCCGCTTCAGACCAGGTTTTTCTACTTTTGGGCTGGGACGCTTTTTGCGGCCTGCCCACTTGGCACCGCTGGGAAGAGTTGCTCCAGCATTGCCACATCCTGGTGCTGCAACGCCCGGATGCCGACAGCGAACCGCCGGATGCCTTGCGCAACCTGCTGGCAGCACGTTCGGTGAGCGACCCGCTGGCCCTCAAAGGGCCGAGCGGACAGATTGCATTCGTCTGGCAGACACCGCTCGCGGTATCCGCCACCCAGATCCGTCAACTGCTGGCCAGCGGTAAGTCGGTACGTTTCCTGGTGCCCGACGCGGTCCTGGCCTACATCGATGCGCACGGACTTTACCGTGCGTCGAACTGA